Below is a window of Impatiens glandulifera chromosome 2, dImpGla2.1, whole genome shotgun sequence DNA.
AAATAGTTGCGGACAGGTTCGACGCTTCGTCAAAGCTAATACCAGTAAACTTTCTAGAGCATTAGGAGTCACGCGCGTTTTACTATAAACATCCTCGTGAATGGATTATAATTAACTGgttaattataattagttaaaaactctAGGGGACTAATGAGTCACACGCAATAGAAgagttaaattaaaatgtaaatggagaataaattatgaatttattcatggatgataaatattaataaatatttagaataagttttattttggagataatataatattgattaaagattttatattatttataaaccaTTTAATTAGAGGAATTAATAGTGATTgattaaatgtttatattttaaatatgacatttaattattaattattattattaatttatgataaatggAAAGATACTTGAAAAAGGGTGATTGacgttttcttttatatacaaaattttttaattattataattaaaaaataaattaaatataatgaaaacattataagagattatataaaataatgagttTTTCTAGAAAATAGATTTGACTCTCTCTTTCTCTAGAAAATTGTTTTCTCTTTCTAAAGTTTgttcaagaaaaagaaagttgttagaatataattttagaaaaagttttaataatgaatggataaaaaactaaattcaattaaatatataaattaaattatatatataactgttaagtcatatcaagtatattaattgttttaaagataacaacaaggtgttgtagtatagtggtaagtACTTTCACCTCTCGTACAGGTAACCAAGGTTCAAGGATTTAATACTTCAGTATTAAAtggttataatatttaatactatGGTATTAAATGGTTCTAGTATTTAATACTTCGGTATTAAATGATTTCAGTATTTAATACTTCATTGATAAATGGTTCAAGTATTTAATACTTCGGTATTAAATGGTTCCAGAATTAGATGAGATCGGTATTTAATACTTTGGTATTTAAATTAGGACCGGTTATTGATCAAAAGTGGTATctaaataaatgattttcattACCTGATCAATCTCAGCTCCAAATTAAGCTTCCGCAATAGCGCAGTTTAGCAAGCAGTATATCACAAATCTAGGATAGGTAGACTGACGCAGCAACATAGACAGTCCTAAAGCAGATTGTCATataccaaaattattaaaatcttcTGAAATGAACGTTCATAGTACAACAGACTCCATTAAATGAATTTTGGTTTTCTCTCATCAAGAAAAGACAAGATCAATGAAGATTTTATCTGTTGTACCATTCTAAAGCTTAGTCAATAAAAGGAGGAAGAGTGTCATTTGAAGTCAACATGTCCATTGGTgaagaaaatatgaccgttttTGTGTGTTTTGCATATATAAGAAGAATAAAGGAAGAACAGAATAAGAGACGTGAAGATATGGGCTCTCTTGCTAATCAAATACACTCTCTCTACAAACATATTCAAGCTTTTGTTTcagcatattttttttttgtgagagtGTCTTCATACCAAAAATCATTGTATCAAgttctttgtaagttgatagagtgtctatcaacaagtgttgtgtgtgctaggagttcgaaagcAGGCAACAACTAAGTCCTGACTGTTAGACTGGGTTGTGTACAAGTGTGTTGTatttaaccaaatcttctagtaaATTTTCAACGGGCGCGAAAGACATAGTGCGAAAGCCCTTTTCTGAGCGTAACTAAACAACGAACTCCTTATGGAAACTCTGATGTTATTAAGTTTTTATACGTACACCAAAAGATTTTTTTCCAAATCTTTAAACCAAGCATCAAAGCTACATCTTTGTACAAatctttttcttaaataatgttttatttaaaagagattTTTGGCGTGTAAACCAAGgctatatttttatacatttgaCCAGCTCAGTCCGGTCCGATTTTTAAATCGGAACCTAAAAACTCGAGGAACCGAACGTAGGGGCCGGAATACGGGAGGGCGCGTACAATTTTTTGGCGACTCTACCAGAGATAcgtttgatttttaaataatttactagctatataaatttttatttataacatttcaaACTTTCATAATAGTCCACTTTAAAGGGTTCATCACTCCAAAGGGTACCTATGCTTTATCCTAATAATTGTCAAGGACCAAACGGGTACATCACCCAAGATTACGTGAAGAAGTACCAGATCATAAATCTATACTTCTACGAATTACGTGAAGACCGGTCATACCGATCTATGACCAAGAGATGTTGTGTGAGGAAAACTTAGGGATCTTGAATTGATCCCCCTTCGACTTTGATACATCCGTCATGATGTAACCTTAGCGATGGTGGGGAGAAATTCCAAACCAAACCTCGACCACACCTTAGAACACAAAACCCAATTACTTTACCCAATCGTTGTTTGACGTCCCCAAATAATAGAACCTTGAAAATTCAACATGTAcgtgcttatttattatacatacatacatctataatagatataatGAACATCTCTAAGCATGTTTgctttatcaaaatcaaacaacatgTTTGTCAAATGATTATATAATCACATAATGACCCTAATAGAGAATGAAGATCTGTTCCTTTGGAGCCACCATTTCCACAAGACGGAATGGTATTATCGAGGCTACGATCTAAATGACGCCCTCAAGTACACTCACTTTCGAATCCGCCATAATTTTATGATGGAAATTCAGAAAAAATGAGATTCAATACACATGGCCTTCATCATAGAAGATCATTAGATCTGCCCGACTATTAAGGAATTTAGAGCAATCATGATGATCAATAACAAGAACATCCTAACGCTCAATCCTTTTATGGAGTCTATGTCTCTTAGTCGCCCTATTTATGAGGAATTTGGGTACACAAAGACTACGACGGACAAAATCCTGGCAAGGACATACTTGACCTTCCACGCTGGATAAAGATCAATACTTAGGACAGAGAGATTCCACTTAATTTATGTACCTCCCTACTCACCATGAAGATCTTGATGGACTACTTTCTCCTCGCCCCGTCAAGCAACCTCCCACCATACTCCAAGATACTGTAAGTGGCTTACCACCTCAGGAAAACAAGGATCCCACTAGAATTATCCCAGCTGCAACATTACTAGGTCTGAATGAATCCTACTTCACCTACTATTTAAGAAAGAGAGGGGCTCCCATCATTTTCTATGTATGGCTCTTAGAAAAACTGGAGTGCATACCTCCCCTAGTAGTGAGATGTGTGTCGCTATTCAATGTCGACGCATTAAGAGTGTCACGCTAGAAGAACCAATCCATCACAATGATTCCATACGCGAACTCCTACCATGGTATGGCATTAAGAAGATGACCTATTTAATGAGCGATCAACCCGTAATTGTACTTATGGGTCTTGAGTGGGTCACTTCCTACTACATCAACGAGCTTTTTAAACAGTTTCGACGAGGTTGTATGCCTCCATATCATGATTGCGTGATTGCAATAGACATGGTTATTGACCACAATACCTACGCAAGCTACCTAGATCTGTAGAATGATACAGTCAAGATGGGTATCCTAAAGGACATAAAGGATTATTTAGATCAAATTATGGAAGAGTATCGACgtcaacaagaagaagaaagagaaggtTCCATCACCTCTACCTACTGTAGTATGACTCGTTACCCTTAACTAAAAAACGGAAATGAGGGGACTTTAGCTTTACCACTATTATGTAGCCAAAGGAATTAGAAACTAGTAGATATAGTTAATGGAACTCACAAACCATGTAACACATAACTCTGAAATTTTAAATTGCAAAAAGTCAGAATTCTATAAAgcaaatatattaaatactacTTATGAGATGTTCATATTATATGCCATATTATTTGCATATACATTTTCTCTTGTTTTTACAATTACAATACTTACCTCAATCGTAGTTCGCTAGTCGCTTTGAATAGACGACCCCATAAAAAGAGACCCAAAAACTAGACGTTTTGTGCGACAATAAATGGATGAAGGAACTCCAAGAATTGACACGGTATCTCTGACCGAGTTTGCTTAAATGAAAGCTACTCTTCAACAAGTAACAGAACAATTGTCAGTATTAAGCCTACAATTCCTAGTCAGGATTAGTCATCCTCGTCACGACATCCACAACAATCTATTTCACCTATCTTCACACCAATCTGGTTTAACCTTCAAACTCGTCGTAACATGGAAGAAACCTCTCTTTATGATGAGTTGAAGATGAGGATAATAGGTCGATTAGGACCCCATTAGGAATTACTATCGTTGACCCCAATAACGTCCAAGAAGGCGTAAACCCTACGATTATTCTTCCTACGAAATACGAGGTACAAATGGCTCAATTGAATGTCAAATAAGACAAGAATCGAGCTTAGTTAAATCAATTAACCAAAGGTAGCATTGATGAACACTATGATTGGAAAAATGCTATAAAGACTACTAAACGAGCAGTCATCCCATTTGGTGTAAAGTTGACATCATTATCAAAATACGTCAGTAAGAGTGACCCAGCTGCTTTATTCCAGATATATACGACGACTATGACACATTTACATCTAAGAGAATCGGCGATTCTCCATCTTTTTACACAATATTTAGATGATGCAGCCCTACGTTGATATCACCCAAAGAGCGTAGTGTACCTTCAAACTATCGATGAACTCGCATCAACCTTTATAGAACGATTCAACATGCATCTCAATTTAGAACAACCTGAAAAGAAGCTTAAAACGTGAAACAatgtgaaaatgaatttttttttgatttatcGAAAGATGGAAAGTAGTTGTTGAAGAAATCAATTTTTTGCCCAGCAAACAAAGACAAATtgatataatctatatatatataatgatgcttaatttttaaagtgtccggattgccgggtcgagagctgtgattaatttggatacttgggtcggattgtgggttgacccgtttttaaatttaaaacggttaaaaataaaattaaaaatgctagaggtatgtttcgaacttacgacctaacaaaacaagtacaactctttaaccaactaggctacaaagactttatattttaaattcaacaccaaatttgataaacgcgggacgttttaatattaatataagttcaactttttaactaactaatctatatatataatgatgcttaatttttaaagtgtccggattgccgagtcgagagctgtggttaatttggatacttgggtcggattgtgggttgacccgttttaaaattgaaaacggttaaaaataaaattaaaaatgctagaggtatgtttcgaacttgcaacctaacaaaacaaatacaactctttaaccaactaggctacaaagactttatattttaaattcaacaccaaatttgataaacgcgggacgttttaatattaatataagttcaactttttaattaactaatatataatgattgtgggttgactcacccataaacttaaaatggttaaaaataaaataaaaaatgttattcgtaattttttttcacgatttttatattattactcgtgcaaatgcacgggttAAATGCTAGTTTTGGATAATGCTAATAACCGCTATTTTGTTGGATTTGTCGTTAAAACCTTCCAAAAATGAAGAAACTCCTCAAGATTGGTAATAATCTCGATGAAGCCTTTGAAAGGGAAATAAATGAGGTTAGAATCATGAAGACATATATACTACTCTTGCGCGACCTCAGAGAAAAGACAAAATCGAAATTCATCGGATCACAACTGTTTGGCAAACTCCGCACTCTCCTAAGCCAAGTCCGAGCAAacctatataaaaaataataatttaaataattaaattaaaaatatatttaataataaattataatattaataaaaatgtaaaaaataataattaagtttaaatagtAAACTGTATTATTTTAGAATGAGAAgaagttatattttatgaatttatggtttttcaaattaaaaaccttccttcatataaaataaataaataaattattttctcctCCTCCCCATTCACTTACCTTTCCGTCTTCCATGGATAGATCAGAAGACAATTGTGAATAGATCCAAAATGGTAGCGAAACAAGTTATCAGCTCAAGATCTGCTCTCAGTTTGGGCTTCATCTCCCAATTATGGgtggatacaaattctgtaagTCAGTATTCTTTGTTCGATTTTCTTGTGTGTTTTGAAGAGGTAGAAGACTGGAAACCTGATTCAAACTCATAATAAACTTTCTCAGTGGCTGGTGGTGGTTATAGAGGTTCGTCCAAGCCTTCTTTCTGGGGAATCAGAAAGATTTCTTCTTGATGATGTTAGTCAGGTATATGATATATCATCTCACTTTAGTTGTAATTCTTacttttgtatatatatatatatatatatatatatatatatatatatatatatatatatatatatatattggttatcTGAAGACTCTATCTGAATCATGATTCAATTTTACCAATACAGATCCTACCTGCATTCATACAAATACAACTCTGTAATCATGATTCAGTTTGACCAATATCGGATAGATAGTCGAGATATAAATTGCATTAAGAAGGCACCCAATTTCATATCCTATGATGGTTAACCTTGTTTGATAGCATACAAGTGCCAACCAACCAACATTGATACAAACACATAATCATACAAAATGGAAACCATGCAGTCAATGAGGAAATTCAAGCACTTTAGAAGAATTGGGTGTAGTTTCTGAACAATTGAAATATTGAAAGGATGCCCAGTTGCAAATGGCTTCTCCAAGTCCTATGAAATATCCTATATATATGTTACATCATGTTTCTATTATATACTATCTATAATCTAATCTTATGAAAACTACAAGTGTATCTAATCCTTATATGTTACATCACATTCTTACATTCTTATTGCGCCATTCAATTCcttaatatttgatttgtatTTCTAGTTTACTTTGGCACAAATTATTATTGCTCCACTCTTCTTGTTAACTGGATATTGCTTATTATTGCTCCAATCTTATagtttttccttttattttgacAATATAGTGTAATCTATCATGTACAAGTACATAAATGTTCAGTTTGCTGATAGAATAAGTTATGATTATGTTGGGATCTAGGTAGGTGATGTTGTGCTCGTTCCAGATGAGAGCGTGAtggaaaatgaaatgaaaatgattGGACTGGAGACGTTGGTATTACatgttatttattaattgagACAAGTCCTATAACTGTATGTTCTTTTCTTTTTCGCTATTCAATTGATCTGGTCATTTGTCAGGTAGGATATGATGTGGTAACCGAAGGTCAACGAAATATGGGAAAGGTATTATCTTCCACCAATGTTGACAAATCGCTAATGAAAGCTCAATTTCAATATCTATCTACCAATCTTTCTTGCTAGGTGCGTGGTTATACCTTTGACATCAACACTGGAGCTATAGAGTCTCTAGAACTTGATTCCTTTGGAATATCTATCATCCCCTCAACTTTGGTAAGCACCTATTCTTTGTTTGTGGAGGATGTGGTTGAAGTTGAACCCGACATGGTTGTGGTTCATGAATCAGCAGCTTCACGCATACAAAGGCTCACCAAGGTATATCACTATTTTGCATTATATAGTTTGACTGTAATTGGATATGTTAAAGAGATTTTGATGTTGATAGGGTTTATGGGACACTCATCTGATGGGAAACTCGATTAATGACCCAATAAAAGATTCCGATATAGAAAGTACGACAGAACTTGATCAAAAAAGAAACCGAAAGCCAACAAAGTTGAGGAAGAAATGGATCGATGCATTGGATGGTTTGGAACTTCCTATGGACTTTTTGTGATTGGAGAAATGAACcccatatatattttacatagcTCAGTCTCTTTCTTTTTACAagcatatatataaaattaaaatttagttttttttcttaattaattttttttatatatataaataaataaattgaattaaagagggagaaaatatataaattaattagaaatgataatgattttttaatagaaTGAATTAtcatagaaattattttttattttctcactaatcttaatttatcttttcatatatttaaatatatataaataaaatttatttatttttagattaatttttttctataaattagatataaaaagataattatatatatatatatataatagagtaaataaaaaattatattaataagagataatttatataaattagatagagaaaaaaatttatttctattcaTGTGccttaatatatatgaaaaagattttaaacaaatattatatttatataaattaattaagaaagatagTTAAAATAGAttataggagagagaaatttaattgacactttaaaattaaacaaactatccaatataataatttaagttttatttcaatacatatagataataatttaagttttattccAATACATAAAGATATTAAGaaataagattataataaaCATCATCCTACTCCGCCCAATTATGTATTTTAGAAAAAGTTTTGTTATCACCGCTCAAATAGAAACCATCATCTTTAACCACCCAATAACAATCAGCACTACAAGTagcaattatattattatcaaacACATTGAATAATGTAGTTTTTCTATTCGAACTAAAATAACAAAAGTAGACAGTAGtcccaaaaaaattaattcgaaaACTCCATTGGAAATCCATGCCTTGATGTAATGTGTGAAAACCGAGATCATCGATGGGGTTGGGCGACTTACATCTTATTATTAGTGGTGTTCGAACATTTGTCAGGTTGTTATTAACATGCACAGTCCTGttgatattatatttaactaCTTTTTTGGTGTTATTCTCGCCGATAGCATaattagtttgaaaaataaatccaaTTAAGATAAATAGAATACTTAAACGTACAGAcatgataaaatttaaataactcataagAAATTATTACTAAAGAATTCACATTCACCACGAAGCTTagtatattcatataaatacaCATATTTGAGCCATATTGAAATCgataataactttatattacTGTAATATTACTTAAATCTGAAGTTAAtagaaatttttaattttgaattatccaaattaattatatccttaaataaataatgttattaatggaaagtgatattttttattcatgatGAACCTTTAAAGTGGACTATTATGAAAGTttgaaatgttataaataaaaatttatatagctaatattttatttaaaaatcaaacgTATCTCTAGTAGAGTCGCCAAAAAATTGTACGCGCCCTCCCGTGTTCTGGCCCCTACGCCCGGTTCCTCGAGTTTTTAGGTTCCGGTTTAAAAATCGGACCGGACCGAGCTGGTCAAAGGTATAAAAATATAGCCTTGGTTTACACACCAAAaatctcttttaaataaaacattatttaagaaaaagatTTGTACAAAGATGTAGCTTTGGTGCTTGGTTTAAAGATTTGGACAAAAATCTTTTGGTGTAcgtataaaaacataataacatCAGAGTTTCCATAAGGAGTTCGTTGTTTAGTTATGCTCAGGAAAGGGCTTTCGAACTATGTCTTTCGCGCCCGTTAAaaattcactagaagatttggttaaatACAACACACTTGTACACAACCCAGTCTAACAGTCAGGACTTAGTTGCTGCTTGTTTTTGAATTCCTAGAACACACAACACTTATTGATAGacactctatcaacttacaaagaacTTGATACAATGATTTTCGGTATGAAGACACTctcacacacacaaaaaaaatgttgaaacaAAAGTTTGAATATGTTTGTAGAGAGAGTATTTAATTAACAAGGGAGCCCAGATCTTCATGTCTCTTGTTCTGTTCTTCCtttaatcttcttatatatGCAAAGCACAGAGCAACAatcatattttttcttcaccaaCAAACATGTTGACTTCAAATGACACTAGTCCTCCTTTTATTGGTTGAGCTTCAAATGGTACAACAGATAagatattctttgatcttgtctgttcTTGATGAGAGAAAGCTAAAATTCATTTAATGGAGTCTGTTGTACTAAGAACGTTCATTTCAGaagatttgaataattttggTATATGACAATCTATTTTAGGACTGTCTCTGCTGCTGCGTCAGACTGTCTATCCCAAATTTGTGATATACAGTTTTCCAGACTACGCTGCTGCGAAAGATTTGGAGCTGAGATTGATTAGGTAATGGAAAACATTTATTTAGATGTCACATTTGATCGTCCTAATTTAAATACCGAAGTATTAAATATCGATCTCATTAAATACTGGAACCATTTAATACCGAAATATTAAATACCGATTTCATTTAATACTGAAGTATTAAATACTGGAACCATTTAATACCGAAATATTAAATACTAGAAACCATTTAATATCGATCTCAATTAATACAAAATGCATTTAAATAACTCTGGTCACCCGTGTGATAGACGAGAGTACTTACCACTGAACTACAACACattgttgttatctttaaaacaattaatatacttgatatgacttagtagttataaatatatatatatatatatatatatatatatatatatatattaacttatatattttattgaacttagttttatccattcattattaaaatcttttcaaaaattatattctaacaatttcttcctatttgattatttaatctaaatattcaaaactttgtaaTCGTTGGCTacttatattaagttaattttcatttaattctaacaatttctccctctttgattatttaaaataaattatcaaattatgctatctatttcttaataatttctccatttttgattattttatcctaaaactatcaaaaccaaccaagtttataattaaatcagttTAGACATTATTGTAATccaacaatcctaaaatataattctaaggtaagaaaacttagactcgagaagtgtcttcgtgaggatgttagccacttcatgcttgtttcCTTCATATGTTGTGTCCGTTAGTAGCCGACTATTCAGATGTAATGTTGATtcttccaagcttc
It encodes the following:
- the LOC124924491 gene encoding uncharacterized protein LOC124924491; translated protein: MYLPTHHEDLDGLLSPRPVKQPPTILQDTVSGLPPQENKDPTRIIPAATLLGLNESYFTYYLRKRGAPIIFYVWLLEKLECIPPLVVRYLPFRLPWIDQKTIVNRSKMVAKQVISSRSALSLGFISQLWVDTNSWLVVVIEVRPSLLSGESERFLLDDVSQVGDVVLVPDESVMENEMKMIGLETLVGYDVVTEGQRNMGKVRGYTFDINTGAIESLELDSFGISIIPSTLVSTYSLFVEDVVEVEPDMVVVHESAASRIQRLTKGLWDTHLMGNSINDPIKDSDIESTTELDQKRNRKPTKLRKKWIDALDGLELPMDFL